The Musa acuminata AAA Group cultivar baxijiao chromosome BXJ3-6, Cavendish_Baxijiao_AAA, whole genome shotgun sequence region GTTACTTTATTTAGTCGTCAAATGCTGCCGCAGTGGATGCCTGAGACGCTGCAGCCAAGCAATCAGTTACAGGCTTCTACggtgcgacgacgacgacgacgctaAGCTTGGCGAGGGCCCTCGTAATGCATCACATAGATGTCGTACACGGCGACGAGCCCGTCGACGGAGGAGGTGAGCACCTGCGTGACCATGTGCCCCCGGGCGAGCAAGAACCGCCCGGTCCCTCCCACCACCGCCCTGTCCCCCCTGCCCGCCGCGTCCACCCGCCCGACCACCGTCAGCGTGCTCCCGGCGTACTCCCCCCCGGTGAACAGAAGCACGAACTCTATCAGCAGCGCCTCCTCCTCCTGTGACACGTGAAAGCTCACGCCCTGCGCCCGCCCCACCACCCGTGACGTCGCGTCGGCGTCCGTCCGCAGCGCCGCGTCGATCATGTCGATGTTCCCGAACCCGCTCGGGTAGTCCCCGTTCCCCTTCACCACGTTGATCGACGTCACGTTGGGCCCCCGGAAGACCTCGTGGAAGTAGACGCGCAGGTGGGTCGACCTCTCCGAACCGAGGCCGACCTCCAAGCTTTCTGGccacgctgctgctgctgcggttgcggcggcggcggctgtcaagaggaagaagaggaggaagcagaAGAGGGAGGGGTTGGGTGGAGACGAAGCCATCGAAGAATGCCGATGGAGCTTCTGAGAACGGATGGAGCCAATGAGTGGATCGCCATGGCATCTTCCATGTTACCCCAATCATGCTTGCCACAGCCCACGTGACTCATGGTCAGTAGCGTCAGTGGTCAGTGGGTGGTTGTCAGCCTCTCATTATAGCTTTCTCATCAATACATATCTAATCCAAATTCGATCccctttttattttaaatccTCCCAAATTAGATAACCAAACTCGATTTCAATAAATCAAGACATCAGTATAGAAAATATATATTCGTtactataataatttaaaaatagataGTGATGCGGGGCCGTCGCgactcggttcgggggtccggatgtcgaggATCTCGGGCGGCGTCCTTCGAGGTCTCCCGACGACCGGGCACGATGGTTcgggtcggtaggtcgggtcgggaggaagctccaTCGCAGTGCCGGGAAgacgcgacaccgtctcgcacctgcacacaggtcgggccgggagctcggcccgacccctccgacgatcaagttagcgatgtggagagggtttttgGAGGAAGAGGTGCCTCCGAGTGCGTTGTGCTTGTATTCCTCCCcctgttcgtttagaactctggggtatttatagatgagtttgatgttacctgatgtggttgCTTGTAGGAGGCAGGCTGATCGCGTCTGACATGGGGttagcgtggcgtgaagaaccaggcctgagttaggtgttaatgccGACTTCCTCGGGCAATGTGTTGTCCAGGCATGACTgacgtcatggcgtgtcacatcgtcatttttacccttatcagatAGATTATTAGGTTATCTCAATTTCGATTCTGTTTAATGTTTTTTAAGAGAGCGAAAATGATATTTTGCAGATATAGGAAAAAATGAAGGGTTTTTTTTTTCGGGAATTCGCTCGTAAAACAGATCCGAATAATTGAATTCCCGATCCGTTACAGCCTCTGTAACAGAATGTTACATTAGTAGTTATCACCCAGCGCACACGTGGCGTCCAAGCTTGCCGTTTTGAAGGGGAGAGGGGATGGCGGTTTAAATGGGCGGTGGAATCGAACAGCGGGCTCGTGGCGTAAGGTTTCCTAATCCGTCTCTCCGCACCTCTTCGTCTCGCTTCGGCGATCTTTAGGGTAGGGTTTGGAGTTCTTTTGGGCCTTCGGTGTCATTGCTCTTCCGCGTCATGCGGAAGCGCCGGCCAATTCAACGAGCGCAATTTGGTGATTAATGTTCGCTTCTTTTTATCCTATTTTTGTTGAATTTCTTTGTTAATTGTAACTCCTTTCGCCGTCTACTCGCTTTTGATCTTGAATTCGATGGAGTGCCTGACGATTTGTTGTCGGTTTCAAGCGATTATTTGATGGAATCTTTGATGTCTCATCCGATGATCATCCGGCCTAATTTCTCCATAGCCAGTGAAAATCTCATGGTATGTGTTTTTCCTCTTTTGTTACGCCCGTCATTTGAAGGGTAACGGAACACAGGATTGGGCGCTGTAGCTGATGTTTTAAGTATTAGGGATTTTGTGCCAGAAACTAATGGATTTTCTTCAAATCGTGGTAATGATGCTTTAAGTATTAGGGTTTTGTACCAGAAACTGATGGATTTTCTTTAAATCGTGATACGATCCTTGAAATGAATTCTTCTTCTGCTGGTAACGGGATGGTATGGCTTTACCGATCTATTGGTGTCTACTCTCTGGCATTGTCATGTTCTTCATTATGCATGTTTTATCGAGGAATGAGGTTAGATTTGAGAACATTGAACCGAGTAAGGTTCTTCATTTACTGGCATGTATTATGCTGATAATGTGCTGGGATATTAGAGTTCTACAAGAAGATCTTTGTTAaagaaaatagttttttttttttaaagtggaTGATTTGCTGCATGGTTGGGCAATATCATCTGAAGTTACCAATAATCGCATCAGAAAGTTGATGTAAGTTCCTCTGTTAGTACAGTTCTGGTGGGCGTTTAATATTGAATCTGaactcatattagcaatagccaaTAACCTCCttgtaatttttcaaaaagaagcCCCTTATAGAAGTCTTTTCCCTTACATTTTTGGTTGTACAGATTTGAATTAGGGTGTGCAGTTCGGCTTGGATGCCAACCAGCGAAATACTAAGTTGGCAGGTCAGGTTTTACCATGCCGATACGCTGAATCTGTGCCACCTTGGTATGTGCTACATAGCATTGGTCATTTTATCACATATACCTGCTGATCAGTTGAACATTGTATGATTGTCGTACCTTAAAATTGGTAGGCTGAAAATGGAGTTAAATATGGGAATGATCGTGTATTTATCTGAACCAAATAGTATACTTCTTTGTATGCAAATCTCATTTTAGAGGCTTCAaggtttacctttttttttttcgcgTCATGGCCTTATATAGTTTTGACACTTAAAAACCATTCAAAACTTCAATCAGAATATGGGATGTTGTTGGTTAATACTTTGATTTTAGTATCAGGAATATTACCAGTAATCATTCATACATTTTATAATGACCCAAGATGGCTAGAAGATTaaaggaacaaaaaaacaaaacctGTTAAATAAAAAGCAATAGTTTTTAGGTTTGTTTGTTTAGTTGATGTTACATGGCCTATTGCACCCACACACAAGAAGTCAGAAATATATATGTGTTTCAAGTTGGTCACTTGTGTCATTTTTAATTATACTATCCCAAAATCAGATGACATTATCAGCATAACAAATTGATCTTTTTGTAATTCCAGTTAGGTCAAAATTATCCACTGATGCAACACAACCGAATGATCTTGAAGGTCTTTGGCAACCGAAAATTTCAAATGCTTCTGCTTGAGCATTTAACCAATTATTTACAAATGCAGCAGAATGATGATAAATCTTACCATGTTACCATCTCTCTTTCTTCCGTTGATTGTAATATTTTTATCCTTGTCCTTCTTCAAAAGTTAATGCTTCAGATTCTCCCTCAAATGATGGTTTACCTGACACCATCTTGACAAACTGTTTGACCATCGATCAAAAAAACGGTGTGGAGCCTGAAAATATACGGTGTTTGTGTGGTCCATGCCTGCAGTGGCTTCCACAGAATGTGATCTTATGGTGCCAACATCTGAAAGAACCGTTGATTAGAACATTGTAGTGCAATCCTGCTAAAGGAGCTGGAAGAAATGGCTTTAAGCAAATCAGATTGGATAAGGAGTTTTTTAGGCTAAACAACTAAAATGCGGAGCAGTCCATGGATGATTTTCTTGTGGGTATCATGAATAGGCCTTTCTCTTGAGCAGAGCATCCCAGATTGGTTAGCTTTTGACTCTTGATTCCCTTATCACATGCGTTGTGATCTTTGATGCCTGCAAGGTTACTGATAGAATGGTTTTTCTGGTCTCGGGGTTTCTGTGGTACAATCATGAATTTGATCTGCTAATAGAACGTGTTGGTAGTGTTTAATGGAGTTGAGGTGCACTGCTGGAGAGAAGGCTGAGTGGGATTGCACAGTTCACTATTCAGGTCAACAATAGCATAAAGTCCGTAATATTGTATTTACATCAATGTTGATACAGAAAAAAATGATGAGGTAATCTTCAGCTTCATTTTGTTTTCTTCAGTTCATGGTAGAAATGTATGATCTGATGCGGAATAATCTCTTGAGATTGCTGTGGCAGTTTCCAGATCTGACCAGATATTAAAGGATTAGGGATGTTCTCTTTTACTTTTATTCTTTGGAATTCTTGTCCGTTGAAGCTTTTGGTAGGTTGTAATTTACAGATGGAGATCTGACATGCAGCAAATTTGGACTTGCCAAGCATTAAATAGCAAAGAAGCAAATGAACTTGATGGTCTTGCAGGGCTTGGGAAGAATCTTCAACATGCCAACTTTgtggttcatatacaaaagttgtgGGCGCCCTCCTATTCGGTCGGTATGCAACTTAGCCCCAATTCGTATACTAGTTTTGCGTAGGGCAAAGTTGACTTGTTTGTTTCTTTCATTTGACGCTGAGAATTTGGCAAATAGCTTCAAATGAGAGAAGAATGGGCTAAGATAAAGTTAGGAATTGTTATCCAATAACAATATTGATGATTTGATGGTTGCATTTCCAATAGAGACATTTGATTAAAGTGTTATAGTTGTCTGATGCCGTCATATTTGCCTTGTTACGTGGAGGTCTCAGCCATGTGGAAGAGATGGAGGAGATTATTCATCTCATGATGATTCAGGTAAACAAGCTTTGTTTTGGTTGAAAATTTGGGTAGATAAATTTAGGAATTGTTATCCAGCAACCATACTGATCATATTTGTCTTATTCCGCGAGTTCTCAGCCTTGTGGAAGAGATGGAGGAGATTATTCGCCTCTTTATGATTCAGGTAAACAACCATTGTTTTGGTTGAATAGATTTTGGATATACTATGCATACATGTTGCACACATCAAAGATACTGAGGAGATGTAGCACGAGTTCATCAGCTTTGCCAGAGAATACCTTGTCGAACAAGAAATCACTTAGTGATAATGATTTTAAGGCGGTAAAAAATGCTCTTAATTGATAATATGTGAAATGGTCATCCATTGTTATCTTCCAATATGATTTGCCATTACTATATGACGCTGCTGTTTGTCTCTTAGCCAGATCGATCATTCCAAACATCAAGAGTCAAAAATTACAGCAGCAACGATTACTTACCAGTaatctccctctttctctctctctaagcATCTACAAGTTACTGCAACAACAGAAACGAAGCTTCCGTGATCTTTGATGGATCTCACAAATCACGGTCTCCTCCTGCTGCTCCCCCTGATCTCCTGCTGCTGAAGAGGAGGGCGAAGAAGCTGACGGTAGCACAGATGCCGGCGACGAGGTTGCCCTCGCGGACGAGGATCTTGAGGGCGATGGCGGTGATGTCGGCGGTGATCCGCCGCCCCTCCATGACCAGAGACCGCCGCGGCTTCCCGGCGAAGGCGAGCAGCACCAGCACGGTGATCCACGTGACCAGCGTCGCCGGCACCGCCACCGCGAGCGCCGCTCCCATCGCCAGTAGCCCGAATACGCCTCCGTACAGCACCGACGCGTACAGCGCCGGCCACCCGGCGACGTAGGTCGGagaagtggaggaggaggaggagtgagAAGAGGCGGTGTTGTACCAGGAGCGGATGGAAAGGAGGAGGCTCCAGgagcagtagaggaggaaggtgtagacgaggaggaagaggcagACCCATGTCCGCCTCATGCCCATGGCTCTTACCAGGAGCGGTCTCTCCGGGCTCGCCATCGATTGCTcgttgaggaggaagaagatggaggagAAGGAGATGGAAAGGGGGCAAGAAGAGGGCTAGAAGTGGTGGTACAGAAGAGTTCGCTTTACTCTGCCTGCCTATGTGGGCTGCCGGTCTTGGTTAGTAGTCAACAGCCTGGTCTAAGTTTTTATGTTACTGTCCCAAAGGCAGGAGTTTGCCCGGGTTCTCCAACAGTCTGTTCTTCATTTTTAAATTCAAAACAATAGATAATTCTTTTTTGAATGTTTCAGGTAGGAAATAGATATTAATGACTGAAATAAAATTCCTAATAGGGGGTTTGCAGATTAGGAGATAAATAATGACATCTTAAATAAGGTAAAAAATTAAGATGATTATATATTTATTCCTTTAAGAAATTTGATTTACCCCTAAAGAAAAAAGATACAAATgcttatcaaaattaaatccacatAGGTCCTAAAATTGAAACATAATCAAGACTTTTACAATAAATTAATATCTATGCCAAATTCTTCAGTACTAAATTATCCAATCTTCCTAAATTTCCATTTTTTAGCCTACATGATACTCCATGGACGTCAGGTCCTCTCACCACTTTTAGAGTCTTTTGTCACTCTACAAGTTGAGCACTTTACAACTCCCATTCTAGATGGATAAAAGGTGGGGAACAAAACCTGAGGTCCAACCCTGACGTATCATGAGGACTCTCTTCTAGCTGTTTTGGTAAGTTCCTCTCCTCTTTGTATCTTCGTTACTCATCGTGGGTATGCTCTCATTCTTTGTTGGGTCGAAAGGTCGCAACGGCCCTGAGGTGAATTCTTAAAGGAATTCCTTTTTTTGATTCCCTTCAAGTTTACAATAAgaatgtttgtttgttttttcatTTTTAGAATGTGAATAGTATATTAGCCCATGGGCTATGCTTTTAGTGGCAAATGATGAAAGCGAAGAACCTAAATGTAGCTCCACCACATCACGTAACAAGTACACCACCACCACCCATCATTCTTATTGGAAGTCTTCCTTGGCCACATCCGGGAGGTCCAAACTTTGAACTAGATATAAACATCCACCCTCTTCTCTCAACATTGGCAACATCACACAACACATTCCAATAGTTCGTCGCCCGTAACCAGAAGTTACTATTGCTCCTCAACGAGTGCACAACGAGAATCCATATACTGGGAGACAGGAGACATCAATATATGATTGATTGACTTGAATTGCATGGGAGTGTTAGGACCTGCCTACTTGAATTGCATGGGGGATGTGAAAAGTATAAGACAGGTGAACATCCAATTGAATTGCCCATATAAAGGGTGACAAACTCATGAGACATACGAAAGGACCACATGTATAAAGGGCGCCAAATACATCATGAAGATATCAAGACATATTGACTTGAACCAATTGTATAGGGATGTTGGTTAAGATGTGTGGAGGGCATCAAAATGTATTGACTTACCCACTTCAATAAGTGGTGCTAGATCTTTGTGACATGCTAGTTTTGAACcaccaatatagaaaatgttagaTGCATAAGATGTATAAATGCATCAAAACATAGCAATAAATGCACGAGacacctaatatatatatatgactataAATGCGTTTGTATTGTCCCTTTCACAGAGACGACTATAAGTTTACAAATAAATCTGACCATGCTCCCCTTCATTTCTTTAAACGAAATCAACAAAGATAGATTCAGATCAATTTTCGAAATATCCCTTTTGGAATATCTCAACTATTATGGAATCTAATTTAATACAATATGATATTTTTGGGGAACTAGCGGCCACATTAATGTTTTCATTTGAATTGACACTCTCATGTTCCCCATTCTCTCTAGGCAACTCATCCCTTACTATCATAAGTTGAAGGCCATCACTTGGATAATACCTTATTTTCTTTGTCAATAGGATAAATGAAACACACAGAAAACCTATTCTAAGACGTGTGATGGTTGATATGTGTATGCTGAGCTAAAACCTAAAGCCTTACTATAATACTTGTAGTTTCTCGCTCTTGATCTACAAATTATTTGATTCCTCGTGAAATCCCGGTGGTGTTCATGACACACCAACTCGGCTTTGACGAAATGGGTAGGTTCGTCATCAGTGCGTCGAGTTTGGTGCGCTTTTGAGTAGCATCAGGAgttcatgaaaatcaaataatttataggTCGAGACTGAGTTCAGTAGCATCAAGAGTTTCTTTTAGCTCATCACACAAATGCGAGTGCATGCATCACACACCTCAGGAAAAGTATTCTTCTTAGTTTATTTTTTAACGATGAAAAGAATGTGCTAAACGGGAGGGTGGCAAAGCAAAGCTGCTACTTATGATCGGAATAGCATTAGGTAATGACCTTCATCACTTACCTCCCTCCCGCTTTGCTGCTTGCActtgggggggggggcggggggaggGAAGAGAAAAGCTGAAGAAGAACAATAGAAGAAATTATAACGCCACAAAAATCAATCTGTATACACTAATCACTAAAAATGAAGCCTGTGCAACAATATATTCGAATTTTAATCGTAATTGAATCATCAAACTGAAGGGAAGTAATGCTTGTAATATTACAAACAGTTATTTTCCAAAGTAGCAGACAAAAGCCTAACATATTATTATACATCCCAGTATTCATTAACAATAAAATGCCTAGGAGTATAGACTGTACAAAATATCAAAGATGAACCACACTGATCATCAGATATATGATCAGATTGTGTATTTGTCATCACCTTtcctttttacttttttttttttaaatataatcctCAACTTCCCTCTCTCCAAGTGGTGTATATTTATTCGGTTAAAAATCCCTCCCCGTCCTCAAAGCCTATGATGAAGAGAAAC contains the following coding sequences:
- the LOC108953192 gene encoding uncharacterized protein LOC108953192, whose translation is MASPERPLLVRAMGMRRTWVCLFLLVYTFLLYCSWSLLLSIRSWYNTASSHSSSSSTSPTYVAGWPALYASVLYGGVFGLLAMGAALAVAVPATLVTWITVLVLLAFAGKPRRSLVMEGRRITADITAIALKILVREGNLVAGICATVSFFALLFSSRRSGGAAGGDRDL
- the LOC135641765 gene encoding pterocarpan synthase 1-like; the protein is MASSPPNPSLFCFLLFFLLTAAAAATAAAAAWPESLEVGLGSERSTHLRVYFHEVFRGPNVTSINVVKGNGDYPSGFGNIDMIDAALRTDADATSRVVGRAQGVSFHVSQEEEALLIEFVLLFTGGEYAGSTLTVVGRVDAAGRGDRAVVGGTGRFLLARGHMVTQVLTSSVDGLVAVYDIYVMHYEGPRQA